The DNA segment tgttccaattaaaaaatgaaaatcgtTTACgaaagttgtattttttttttttttttgatgcaaaAAATTGCCTATGAGAATGGTTTTCATTTCTTTGGCCGAAGCTATAACAGCAATTTGAATATCAATGCAAATGCAAATTTGGGATGAAGAGTGGGGCTTACAATTTATCCCCAAGGAAAGAATATGTacacatttttttctcttccataATTATGAGAATAATTCATCTGAAAAATGATTGTGAacatttggaaatattttcctcTCTATAGTCATATTTTAAGAACCATAGGAAAGAGCTATAAAGAAAAGGCACGAGTTATCTACTTATCCACATACCATAACAGGGGAGTGCGTGGGCAAACCCTGTTCTCAGAAGTCAGAACTAGTTTAATCTTTAAAGGCctagctaaaaataaaaaggttggGAGGGCTCGGCCCCACACATTATTATTCGTTATTTTCCCAAAAAGCCCTTTGATTTAATTACTCAGGCAAAAGCTGGCGCATCAGACGGCCAGATCTTGTCGAACTTAATAGGGCCACTTGACAGTGACCACCCGTCTCAGAATGAGGCCCCCACTAGGCTGTAGCACAAAGGAAAGCAGACCCTGATGATGGTGGGTCCCATTGTCAAACAGATGACAACTGCAGTCGAGCGCTGGGCCCGAAAACGACCCAACATCCCTGCATGTACCCCCGGGCCCAATTGCAATTGCGTTGGGGTAAACTATCAGTGGTTATAAATTTCTAATCAGAGTGGGGACCAGTGCCACTAATAGAGTGAGGGGCCCATGGGTTTCCAAACTTTCAAGTGGGACCAACATTATAATTATAAGCATCTTTTGATTGTACAAATAAGGGAACGTTGTTGTGAAACTGCCTATAGTATGTCGGGCCTGGCAGACTGTCGGGTAGAGGACACTTTAGGTGTGAGATAAGGCGGGTCCATGTTTATTTCGTACCTAAACTAAAAAGTCATTGAACTAGTCTAGTAGATTTGGTAACTCGTCAGAAAAGCCCATCACAAATCTAGGAACTAATCAAGCCCATCACAACTCCATTTCTGGCACCAAATCAGACATCTCTGCCCAACCCAAATAAACCCATATCTTGGGCTTCATGAGGTTTGATAGTTTGCAATGGGCTAAAAAAGCTTTACTAAATGCAAGCACCAAGTTGAGCGAGCCTGGGAATGGCCAGCTTTCAGGAAAGAGTACTCTCCTTTCATAAGGCTGCAATAACTTACATGTCAATATTGATGCTCTGGTTATGTTCATTTTTGGCTTTACCATATGCTTAATATTAGGTTACATGGACTACTTTCCCACTTGGTGGTTACTTGCAGTGAGAGAAGCAAGAGATGAATGAATACTAGAGTTTCAATTTCCTGTCCAGGGACCAGATGTGCTATCGCCTATCAGATAAATAAGACATCCTTTTAAAGTTATTCAATCAAGTATGAGGGGCAACTTATAGAAAAAACACACATCTAATAAAGAGTGATTAGCTAAATACACCTGATGATGGATGTCACATGGAAATGCCTTTGAGAATCTCTTCCTGCACGGTAAAATCTCCTTACTTCCAGAAATACGATAAATATTGGTCTACAAGTATtccccaaataaaaattaaaaggagcACTCATGATATCAAAAAAGGGTTACCCAATGTCAGGAGGGATTGATTGTATTAATCCTAACTAGTGATTCCTAAACATCTAAACAAGTGAGCTAAATTTCATCCTTTCAAATAGACCAAATTTATAAGCCAAACTTACAATGAGTTGCCAACATACTGCTGCAGCAGTGCACATTCAAAACAAATGCGTGGCATCATCCGCATCACTTAAAAACTCGAAAACAGATAATGCAAGCCTGCAGATTAAAATTaactatgagagagagagagagagagagagagagagagagagaatcgtGGAATATTCAAGAGCCCAAAAGTACCATAACTGTCTAATTTATTTCGTAAATGAGAAATTACAGAtgataaagaaatgaaaagcaGTCCATTATTCAAACTTAACATGGCCCCAAACTTGGTAGCATTCTGTGCCCACCAGTGACATAGTAAACTGGTGGTATACAAAGATATTTCAACCCTTTTGAAGTGCCTACGATTTCTAGTTTAAAACTGAAGCTGATGGATTACTAGGTAACCCTCATGTTTAATCAGACTTATTCCCTGCTACTAATTGGAAGTGGTGAGTGTCAGGTTTTGCCAAACTGAGATGAAGCAAATAAGTGAGGTTTTCAaatgtatttgtgtgttgtCAATGTTACCATTCAATAACATTATAACAGAGGTGTTTTTTCACAAATCCACCATTCTATGATAGTCTCCTTATACACTTCATGCTTGTAAAATAgcaagatgatcaaagatcaatagttatctCATCTAAacaatgttaaaatttcaagttctaaaattatatacataaacattatggattaaatagtaaataacatccaattaataataaatttgatatgtgtTAATAACAAagagaacatgtaatccaacgaaagatttttaaaataataatccaataatatattgttaagtgaTATAACATTGGAAAAAGGTGTAAGATGAaggaaaatgtaaataaaataagGGGAGTAACtttgatcttgatttctttttgaATGTAAGTAATACATGCATCCTGATGGCCTTACTCTTACAAGGGAAGGAGGCAACATTCGGGATAAAGCTCATTGAcaatctttaaaatttttaatatgccataactttattaattattatccaTGATCCTAAGGTTTGTTTGGTAAGGTGAAAATGAGAGAGGATGGAAGagggaggagaaagagagaagaagagattAGTCTTTCTCCACCATTTGGAAGAGTGGTAAAAGGGGTGGATGGAAAGGAGGGTGGGCTACTATTATTAACCTAGGCCTGCCAACCTCCATTCACCCAAAGATGGGCGTTACTTTGAGATGAACATGGCCAGGGATTAGGGATGGATACAAGTACCATTTTTCCCCTaaggcttaatttttttttcttgtcagTTTTGGGAACTTTTTttgatagttatttttttacaccttttaattatacaaatttcatatgtAACAAGAATATGATAGGAATGATCTTAATATAATTgaaatgatttgaaaaaaaatagacatttttaaatttaaaaaaattattgatttcttaaatataattttcaccAAAATGCAACATTAGAATTTTAAATGactaaagaaaatattagaaatattttaCACGCATAATTCAtataaccatatatatatatataccccaTGTAGATATTGAGGAATACTTAGGCTTAGAGGGTGGTCCCCCTTTCTCGCATAAAATCGATCAGAATTTGAACACGCCATTCTTGAATGAGGTTTGATACCTGAGTGTCTAATTAGGGTTAGGTGATTTAAAAGATAGGATCTTGAAGGAATTTGGTGATTGTTTGGTgttaaaaaaagagttaaagacGAAACAAAGAATGATAAATCCCAAGCAATTACATCTAGGTTCCTTACACAATCACACTTAAGAGGAAGAAGGCAATCACCCCTTCAAAGCTTAATAAGTTGCTAGAGATATTTTATGTACTAAGCACAAAACACACCTGCCAGTGATTATGGCAAAAATCACTAAGTAGAAACCAAGCTTGATTAACCGAAACTTCTTCTCAGCATTAAGAAATCTGAACGCCTCAGTGACATCAAAAAGATGCTGCCGTTTCAAAAACCTGAATCATTGCACTAGACTGGTTATGACAATTCCAGTTAAATTTAACTATATAGATAAACATGTGTGTGTGTCCAACCATCAGCAGTTTTATAGTGGTTCCAGAAAAACCATTGAATATCTTCACttctctttttccctttttattgaCAAGTTGCACAAACTCCCAGTTCTCTTGAAACCACAACTATATCTATATGGTGCTATTTGAGCTAAAGCTATTGGCTCCcacattttttagttttctcttgACCAATTTTTTCTTGGGGAAACCAGAACCGTTGCATTTTAATTCTGGTAATGACATTACAGTACAAACCAATGGtttattcatcaaaatcttttttaGACTAGTGCACCATTTTCCAATGGCATCATAGTTCCTATGGTCAACagcacttaaaaataaaaaataaaataatttgcaaTGCCTTTTGTCACAATTTACAACTAAAAGTGTTCGATCTAATCAATTGGTTTTCTAATTTCCAATCacttcaataaaataatttcttaacAATAATATCAAACCAATCTAAAAATAGCAGTAATTATGAAATCCCTCAATTTATCTTAGAATAGTAAAATGTAATTCTTCTCATGGAACAAATGCCCTGAATCAATCAATGAAGTTAACTTTTCAAAACATCAGAAAGAAATGAAACaggaatttttcaaaaatcagaaagtgataagtttttcttcactaaTACAAAAAACGTTTAATCATTAATAACTTAACAGGATTCAAATTTCTGCAGGCCTTAGTTTTTTATGGTAGTTATCATATAGCTATGTTTGAAAACAACTCAACATGCATGCAAACAGTGGTTCAACAATCTCAAAAGCTCAAAAATGCCATCAGGTTAAACTAATATGGGTGACCAGAAGAACACAAAATATCCAGATAGCCATATCATGGAATTCTCTACAATTTTGGTATATCCCAATATCAACAAACAAAGAactatgtattttttattatttattgtttttgaaaaatagaagTCCCTGCTTCAACCAAAATTTCCTGATCTTGGATGAGGATAGACTGATGtggcaaaagagaaaaaggtgGGGGTGAGGATTCAGGCTACAAGAGTATAATTGTTCTGATCTTTCattcaaaatagaaaaacagaTTAGACCAATATAAAGAAAACACCAAAGCTAACAAGCCAACTAAAACAACAAAAGTGCAGAAAGTCCCCATCCATTAATCGTTTCCATCAATTACATAAATTGGTAAATGCAATACTTACATCAGAAATTCTAAGTTGAATCTAAATAACAGTTGTAAAGCCTTCATTTATTCCATCTAAAGAGAAGTTGGTCAATGCATTTCAAGTACATTCTCAAAGGCAAAATGTTGCAAGGATCTTAGTGAAAACTAAGTTTTGATATTTACTTTATGCAAACTCCTTTTAAAATCCATGACTTGCTTTTACTATCTTATCTCCTTACATGGTACCAGGCTCCTCAGACAACAGGTCTATGGTGAGTTACTACTTCATTATGTCAAAATTAACTACAGACTTCCTTCTCATTGTCTTAACCTAAACCAAGCCTGCTAATGCCATGTGTTATAACCTTTGGCTCAATTAATATTAAAGTTGATCTTTTTGCagagaaataagtgaagaacGAACACCAACTGCATTAAATGCATCGTACAGTATAACATGGTACTTAAAATATTGTTCACAAATTATACTTACAGCATCACATGATAGCAAGTAACAGGAACTGTTATCAGAAACATGAACCAATGCCATGTCAAAAGGAAGCTGGCGCAGAATACTCCTTGGACAATGAACTCAGGGAGAACGATGCGATTAATGCTAGTTGCTGAGTCGTAAATGTTTATGTAGTCAGCTTCCAAGTCCGTCAAGATCACAATCTACCAAAATATTATTCAGAGATATCAGGAATATCCAATTTTagcatcaaccaaaaaaaaatctaccaaaatatTATTCAGAGAATGTGACATCATCATAACAACTAACTAATTCCTAAGCACACGAGTAAACAAATTTTTCACATGCTAAAATAATCAAAAGCTAAGCTAATACAGCACTTATCCCACATGTCTAAATCAATCATAACTAACTTACTCATTCACACGCCTTGCCCTTGTGGAATACCTTGATTCGAGCACGTCATCAAGGCACACTTGGCCACATCATCATGCTTTTCTTGAAATGAAAATGCTTGCTTAAAAAGTATCGcataaaaaacaactaaaaatgtcCTCTATATTCCTTACAGCACGAAATACAGTTCTTCCTCGACATGTTTTGAACAGTCCATAGCATATACGGAGCCACACCAAATTCTAGAGCCAAAAACATGATCAATGAATATGCATTACGTATTTGATGaatgtttcattaatttataacTATAAGGACTAAGGCAAGAGATCAAGGTCGTTTTGTCAACTTAATCAGGTATAAACTACAGTTAGATAAACTAAAAACAGTTATAGTAAAAGCAATAACAGTTACAAATTTCTTGatgaaaaagaaatcaaaatggCACTTTTCGAGAAAAGGCGataaaatcaatataaaaatattaataatgacACATGTTCAGGAGCGTGTGTGCTTGGATGCAATCTAGGTATAATTGAACACAAATGGTTAAAGAAATCACCAAAATCGGCATCAATTCAATGCGCCATtattgtttggttgctgagaaagtgtaaaaaaaaaaaaaaactatgtctCTAAATCTCTAAATCGGGTTTATTAACgtacatttatttaattaagtaaacgaaacttaataaattaaacaaacacAGAAGCAgcatttaagaaaaaatttccATAACAGATCGCGAAAGCCCGAACAAGAAAATAGGGGTTTAGAAGAAAAGGAATTATGGGGGTTtaaaattaagagagaaaatagaaCCTGATAAAAGGTGGAAGCCATGAGAGCTAAGTTGATGAGAAAAGCGATGATCCAAAAGAAGAGGTCCATCGACATGATGTTGTTGTTCAATTCGAAATGACGAAATGGAATGGGTCTGTGTcactgtgtgtgtgtgggttttTAAAGCTAACGGGTTTTGCCTCTCTTCCCCGCTCTCATGGATTTTGGTTTATTAAACTCATTGCTCAATTCAACTGACTGGGGTTtacaatctctattttttttttctttttttatgggataCAATCTCTATTTTAGAAACTTTACTAACTCTACCTCATGACAGAGACAAACGTCTCTCATGCAGAAcactttcataaaatataaaaaattaaattaaatgaaaaatactGTAATCTATATCATCTGTAGGGCTATTTAAAGGGCTCTCTTGTTTGgattcctaacttttttttttgtttaaaattattcttacaCTCCTATGTTTATGTAGAGACAATTAAATGacaatttgataaaaatataattctaattttcattaaaatattacctaaaaaataagGTCATTCTtctattgattttcaaattactttatttacttctaaattaaattctcaaaataaaaattaaatataaaaaatatagataatttttgtttttgcaataaAATAGGACCAATAAGCCAAAAGTTTtcagtaaacaaaaaaaaaaaccctcattgCACGCGCAAAGCGTGTGTAATGTGGCtagtattatataataaaagttgagtttaAAAGTCGTAGTAGtgccaagtggcttcaccaaattgtagaatttttttttttaatttttagatttaaaagaaatatataattttttttctcctataatttctaagatgataaaaatcttagtttgattacaatccaaattcttcatttaatcattttctaattataatatataagctgaaaaaaattataattaaaaaaaatagcaacaaaaaaaatcttacacgTTAATCTTGCAAGTTTTAGAtttagattatttaaaaaatagttataattgcagaaattttataGTAAGATATgtgatagaaaacaaaaatatattaatatttttcttaatttctctCTACAATTTCTAAAAGAGTTTGCgaataaaattatctataatttgatttttatccGAAAACTTCTTCAATTCTAATCGATCTCTTCTTTAATAGTTATAATAGGTATATATAACGTTATGAAAATACTAATATTAATTgataagaaaaaagacaaaacaaaaaacatctGTAATACCCCTAATGTTTCTTgaataacacaaaaaaaaaaaaaaaaaagaaaaaaaataaaaacctcacGTAAAGCAGAGGGATTACGTTAGTTACacgtatatattttttttttttttttttagtatataattatattataacaTAGAGATGATTAATAATGATTAATATATTAGGAGAATATAATTGATATTCACTagtatatatctaaaaaaaatcgTATAATTCAATCATAAATTATGTTATAATTACTACACggattacttttttttgagacaaGATAGTTTACAAATCTACAAcgtttattataaatttttttataaaaaaaaaaaaaggtataattttgttttcttatcttcttctcctataattatGTTACTACacgtagtaaaaaaaaaatagcaaataaaaaaaaaacatataatactACATGTAAAAGGAAAACAGCAACCTAACAGCAACGCGATCCACTTGAAAAATGTCTTTTATAAAATTCTATTCAATTAACAATAGACTAATATTAGACTTTTTATTCATATTGACTTCTTTAATGTGAACTGTATATATATCTCAAATAATTCATAATGAATACCTACAAtacaattctttttctctattcttctgC comes from the Quercus lobata isolate SW786 unplaced genomic scaffold, ValleyOak3.0 Primary Assembly Scq3eQI_1910, whole genome shotgun sequence genome and includes:
- the LOC115973612 gene encoding protein cornichon homolog 1-like produces the protein MSMDLFFWIIAFLINLALMASTFYQIVILTDLEADYINIYDSATSINRIVLPEFIVQGVFCASFLLTWHWFMFLITVPVTCYHVMLFLKRQHLFDVTEAFRFLNAEKKFRLIKLGFYLVIFAIITGRLALSVFEFLSDADDATHLF